From the genome of Gambusia affinis linkage group LG04, SWU_Gaff_1.0, whole genome shotgun sequence:
TTGGCCGTTCCACAGAGAATCCCATCGACTTTGTGATCACAGACACTGTACCGGGCGGGCAGAGCCCCACTGACGCTCCTACAATTCAAATTCAGAGCACAATCTCCCGCTTCGCCTGCCGCATCATCTGCCAGAGGAACCCGCCTTACTCTGCTCGGATCTACGCTGCAGGCTTCGACTCCTCCAAAAACATCTTCCTCGGGGTACGATTCAAGAACCTCGAAGACTACGTCTATTTTAACGCTGCGATTCTTCACTGTGTATTTTCTAAGACTTGCATAATACTCTTGTCACAGGAGAAGGCAGCCAAGTGGAGAATGCATGACGGTCATATGGACGGATTGACCACAAACGGAGTTCTGGTCATGCATCCCCGGCAGGGTTTCGCCCAGGACTCCAGACCGGGTGTGTGGAGGGAAATCTCTGTTTGTGGAAACGTCTTCACACTGAGAGAGACCAGATCTGCTCAGCAGAGAGGCAAGATGGTGGGTAATGCTTCGTTAAATGTACATTAATCTGGTTTATTTCTCAACATACAGACCCAtccaataaattacaatattattgGAATATTTGTTTGATTCAGTAACTCTTTTCATGAAGGGAGTTTGagaaacaggacagaaaacatTACCATTTTTTGTAAAACCTTTGTGTCGATCCCGGTGAAGtgtatttcattttctaaagcttaaaaaaaaactgtctatCAGACTTCCTGTGTAACATTAAAGAACATCTCCATCTTGGCGTTTTGCAGGTGGATTCTGAGTGCAACCAGCTGGTCGATGGCTCCCTGATTGACCTCTGTGGCGCCACCCTCCTGTGGCGTACAGCAGAGGGCCTCGCTCGCACCCCCACGGTCAAACACCTGGAGGCGCTGCGGCAGGAGTTCAATGCCGGCCGGCCCCAGTGCCCCGTCGGCTTCAACACCCTGGCCTTCCCCAGCATGCGACGCAAGGACGTGTTGGACGAGAAGCAGCCGTGGGCGTACTTGCGCTGCGGACATGTCCACGGCTACCACTGCTGGGGAGGCCGGCGGGCGCCCGAGGTGGAGGCGGAGTGCCAGGAGAGGGAGTGTCCCATGTGCCGAGCGCAGGGGCCCTACGTGCCGCTGTGGCTGGGCTGTGAACCGGCCTTCTACGTAGACGCCGAGGGCCCCACTCACGCCTTCGTCCCCTGCGGCCACGTCTGTTCGGAGAAGACGACGGCGTACTGGAGTCAGATCTCGCTGCCGCACGGCACCCACGCTTTCCACGCCGCCTGCCCGTTCTGCATCCACCCTCTCAGGGGAGACACTGGTTTTGTCAGACTCATCTTCCAAAGTCCTCTGGACTAGAAATGACTTCTGATGGAAGAGGAACAAAACACCTGGAAGTGTGAGGtttctaaaaactgaaattaaatttgttaaacACAAAGTGCATTTATGGATTCCCGTCACTTTTTTTGAATATCTAATGTGTCTCTGGCTGCGTTCTCCTTCAGAGGAGGATTTCCTCTCAAGGAGCACCTTCAGAAAAACTCTGGGAAAGTggtaataatttttaatttgccttatttttctatttattcttttacCTCTTTTTAGTACTGTGTTTTTAAAGCAGTGCAGAGATGAACAGCAGCAGGATACCAGTATGTCCTTCACTCTAAATACTAGTAAAGTCAAGGGACGATCATTATTTTGGGTCCAGTGTAACCCCGGGGTCCCTCTGTAGCTCTGACAAAAACACTGGATTAAAAAGCAAGAAGCAAACTGTgggattacatttttacatcttgttTAAAATCAAGTCACTTCCTTCCTAGGTATCTCATGATTAGAAAGAATCTGTAATTTTATCTACAGATGTAGATGTGGGAAGCTTTTGAAACCCTTGTCTTGTGTCATAAGTAgtaatctttctatttttttaaacaaagaactGTAAACCTCAGACACTGTAAACCAGCAATCTTCCATTTATGGGCAATAAAGTTTTTACCAAACCATTGTTGAGGATATGCAACATCTTTCTACAGTGCCACCAAGTGGCTAAATTTACTGCTTTTTAGAATGTaagagattatttaaaatatcctcAGCTTGTACTCCTCCAAGtcaatattttaacttttaacactttggaaactttttaacatattttaagttgTGTCTCTATATGTTTGTTGGTTTATGGTCTTTTGGGAAACtaagtttgaaaacattatCAAAAAATCTTTcaggtttaatttaaagtcaaTACAAATAATATAACCACTTTACTGACACttgatgtttcattttagattttcactgagctttgttttagtttcattcaGTGCTTCTGCCCGCTTGACTGTTTTTGTACtgtccaaaacaaataaagactgTGGATCATTACTAGCTGcctctttatttttgattaaaacaattataacacaagcattttttttttctggaagacTAATGAGTTATAGCCCGAACTTTCAGTTGTACCAACAAATCAAATGTAAGCAATGAAGAGTTTTGAATAGAAAACAGTCAAGTACATAACTTGAATTAGATCGTGAgtactgttaaaaataaatacatttgaacattttataaagcAAATACTGATTTTGAAGAGTTTTGCATTAAGCCCAAAACAACTTTTGTTGCCTGGCAATATagttaaaatgctgttttaattggacaatatttcaaagttacaGAAGACTTTTTAACACCATATTGTtcatagaaagaaaataacacattctgaactgaattaagtttttactcaagagtagcacaacatatttttactcgagtaaaagtgaaaagtgtcCGTGGCTCTTATGAACCATAAAATGGTCCATAGGAGTAAATCAAGAAATTatgctaaaaaatgttttggccagcaggtggcagcagcaaccctgcagagagaaactgaaggaaaacagcagttttgctttgctttgcctCAGCAGTGCATGATGGTCGTTGTACCGGTGCTAGCTTGTTCTGTACGAGTGTTTGTCATTTTCCTCGCAGTTCCTCCTGTGTTCCTGTGATGCTGAAGTGGACAGATACCTGCTACTGCGCTTTACTAGACAGGTACGGACATGGCTGAACTTCAGTCATTGAACGTTTTGTTtcgttttgtgtgtgtatgtggtcTGGCTGGTTGCTCTTTTTAAGCCTGTTAGCATTAGCCAGTCTACGTGTAACCGCAGCTGATAGCCTTAGCATTAGCTAGAGGCACAGACAACAGATACTCTGCGCCGTTTCACATTGtgatattaaaagtaaaagtgctTGCATATGTCgtgtttttggtattttgttttagcttcagctctgataataataatttaacaagcACAGGCGAAAAAGAGAGCTTAGCTAAAGCTATCTGGCTAGCTCCCGtcactgttgctttttttgaaGGGAGCCTCAACCATGATCTGACAGTTCAGCCCAGCAACACAAAGTctcaataaaaagttaatttttaccTGGAAACATGTCACTATTGTCCCCTGCCGATCAGCCTTCCTCTGTCTTTGCTGGCTGTAGGTCTCAATATGTTAATGtctattttgtttctattgCACTTTACAAACAAGTtacacttaatgctgcacattgaGAACAGCATATTTGATAAGGGCAAATAAAGCACACAGATATGATTAATGTAATTTAGCTTAAAATAGATTCTACCCAAGATCAAAATGGaacttaaaatataacatttgatttaattaaaagggaaaaaacgCGATTTTAGGAGCAGCACTTATATGAATTAGTagattaattcaattcagtACAAAATACTTTCTCTATCacaaagagaaatttaaatgtaatagcTCGTATTAACCAAAATTGTTCAGAGTTGTAGATTCTGAAGGCtttgggcaggaaggatctcccaTAGCAATCTGTATTACAGCGGTTCTGAAatagcctctgactgaagacactctgtttTTCCTTCACTGTTGCGTCTCCAGTTCAGTCTGTTGTTCAGATGAACACTGAGCTGTTTATTCTCCTAAACCTCCACCATGTTTTCTCCCATGATGAAAATAGTTTGACCTagtcttctttcttttaaaatctacagTCCTCTTCCTCATtatgtttgttatttaaaataagatgaTTGTTCCCACAACATGACACAAAGCGCTCCATCAGCAGTCTGCACTTCTTCATGTCTGAATCACCTGACGATTGCAGAGGCATCTCAGTACTTCTGCAGATGACAGGACTCTGATGTGTGAAGTTCTGGTGT
Proteins encoded in this window:
- the LOC122830261 gene encoding E3 ubiquitin-protein ligase pellino homolog 1-like, whose translation is MFSLGQENISPSPASTKGPVRYGELIVLGCNGSLPSGERGRRKSRFALCRRNKANGVKPSTVHTSCTPQAAKAISNKEQHSISYTLSRAHTVVVEYTHDSNTDMFQIGRSTENPIDFVITDTVPGGQSPTDAPTIQIQSTISRFACRIICQRNPPYSARIYAAGFDSSKNIFLGEKAAKWRMHDGHMDGLTTNGVLVMHPRQGFAQDSRPGVWREISVCGNVFTLRETRSAQQRGKMVDSECNQLVDGSLIDLCGATLLWRTAEGLARTPTVKHLEALRQEFNAGRPQCPVGFNTLAFPSMRRKDVLDEKQPWAYLRCGHVHGYHCWGGRRAPEVEAECQERECPMCRAQGPYVPLWLGCEPAFYVDAEGPTHAFVPCGHVCSEKTTAYWSQISLPHGTHAFHAACPFCIHPLRGDTGFVRLIFQSPLD